From a single Nitrospira sp. genomic region:
- a CDS encoding ferredoxin oxidoreductase, translating into METTAIIGTANKKGQVITDPRVMMNEAPRTPSFFTGSEVIKEAVRRANVDVMVAYPITPQSEAAALCGELFAEGYIGDYFRGESEFAVMSQCAGAAFGGARVFTTTAGPGTMRAMENFPMWSGARLPIQCIVTCRGINSPLSIQPDTIEIAYLMNTGMLVWHAETAQDFYDWILKGYMVSEEPDVHLPLALCCDGFFVTHTKDVVDLTPVDMCLPPYDPYRSPVPCMDMECPPVRMMRDPFVMKSNYISYATHASWQQEIWAAAERSRKHTIAWLDGLIEVEDGDASVLIISSGTAVSQGREAIRLLADEGVRVGLVKIKTLRPWPEDELREATKHASHIIVPEFNVIGWMAKEIKATIPNHERVVAGPRVCGGMTLPPEVIVEEVKKAIGMRSGVLAGRGG; encoded by the coding sequence ATGGAAACTACAGCCATTATTGGAACCGCAAATAAAAAGGGGCAAGTCATCACCGATCCACGCGTGATGATGAACGAGGCACCTCGCACGCCGTCGTTTTTTACCGGCAGTGAGGTCATTAAGGAGGCCGTCAGGCGCGCCAACGTCGATGTGATGGTGGCCTACCCCATTACGCCTCAGAGCGAGGCCGCCGCCCTATGCGGCGAGCTCTTTGCTGAGGGGTATATCGGCGATTATTTCCGTGGGGAGAGCGAATTTGCGGTCATGTCACAGTGCGCCGGCGCCGCCTTCGGCGGGGCCCGTGTCTTCACCACCACTGCCGGGCCGGGTACCATGCGGGCCATGGAAAACTTTCCGATGTGGTCGGGAGCCCGATTGCCCATCCAATGTATCGTCACCTGCCGCGGCATCAATTCTCCCCTGTCGATCCAACCGGATACCATCGAGATCGCCTACCTCATGAACACGGGCATGCTCGTCTGGCATGCGGAAACCGCACAGGATTTTTACGACTGGATTCTCAAGGGCTACATGGTGTCGGAAGAGCCGGACGTGCATTTACCCTTGGCTCTTTGTTGCGACGGCTTCTTCGTGACCCACACGAAAGATGTCGTCGACTTGACGCCTGTCGACATGTGCCTGCCGCCCTATGATCCCTATCGCTCACCCGTCCCCTGCATGGATATGGAATGTCCACCGGTCCGGATGATGCGCGATCCCTTCGTGATGAAGAGCAACTACATCAGCTACGCCACGCACGCGAGCTGGCAACAGGAAATCTGGGCGGCTGCGGAACGGTCGCGCAAGCACACGATCGCCTGGCTGGACGGCTTGATCGAGGTTGAAGACGGCGACGCCTCCGTCCTTATTATCTCCTCGGGGACCGCCGTCTCCCAAGGACGGGAAGCCATCCGCCTGCTGGCCGATGAGGGGGTGCGCGTGGGACTCGTCAAGATCAAGACCTTGCGACCATGGCCGGAAGACGAGCTTCGCGAGGCGACCAAACATGCGTCGCACATCATCGTGCCTGAGTTCAATGTCATCGGATGGATGGCCAAAGAAATCAAAGCGACCATCCCCAACCACGAGCGGGTCGTCGCCGGACCGCGCGTCTGCGGCGGCATGACCTTGCCGCCGGAAGTGATCGTCGAGGAAGTCAAAAAAGCGATCGGCATGCGATCCGGGGTGCTGGCGGGACGCGGAGGATGA
- a CDS encoding ferredoxin oxidoreductase, with translation MSLDYVKFTPGFDTFMPKEYRDMVEHGPFGKKTTVSQMGNFKEILEEHPMCAGCAMTLFIRLAIVAFPNPEDTITVGTAGCGRLAISQAAIPFVYGNYGDQNGVASGLSRGLRIRFGDKPKDVVVMAGDGGTADIGFQQVLHSWFRKERFTTIMLDNEVYGNTGGQESGMTTRGAVLKMAPLGKKFEKMDMVAMAKIAGCAYIATVVPNNPRRVESCIKKAVLIAREVGPTYIQAYTSCNIEYAIPTDQVMADAKTVEDDRYKFAEYVSEDAKAYLAERYGYKEFAQKPVAAITNV, from the coding sequence ATGAGTCTTGATTATGTGAAGTTCACCCCGGGATTCGACACATTCATGCCGAAAGAATATCGGGATATGGTAGAGCACGGGCCCTTCGGGAAGAAGACGACCGTGTCGCAGATGGGCAATTTCAAAGAAATCCTCGAAGAGCATCCCATGTGTGCCGGCTGTGCGATGACCCTGTTCATCCGGCTCGCCATCGTCGCATTCCCGAACCCCGAAGACACAATTACCGTCGGGACGGCTGGATGCGGCCGGCTGGCCATTTCACAAGCGGCTATTCCGTTTGTGTACGGTAACTATGGAGACCAGAACGGCGTCGCCAGTGGACTATCGCGCGGATTGCGGATTCGTTTCGGCGACAAGCCCAAGGATGTCGTGGTGATGGCCGGTGACGGCGGCACCGCCGACATCGGATTCCAGCAGGTCCTCCATTCCTGGTTCAGGAAGGAACGGTTTACGACCATCATGCTGGACAACGAAGTCTACGGGAATACCGGCGGACAAGAAAGCGGCATGACGACCAGAGGAGCGGTGCTGAAGATGGCCCCGCTCGGCAAGAAGTTCGAGAAAATGGATATGGTCGCCATGGCCAAGATTGCCGGCTGCGCCTACATCGCCACCGTCGTGCCGAATAATCCGCGCCGGGTGGAAAGCTGCATCAAGAAAGCCGTGCTGATCGCTCGCGAGGTCGGCCCGACCTATATTCAGGCCTATACGTCCTGCAATATCGAGTATGCAATCCCGACCGACCAGGTCATGGCAGACGCCAAAACCGTCGAAGATGACCGGTACAAGTTTGCCGAGTATGTCAGCGAGGACGCCAAGGCCTATTTAGCCGAGCGATATGGGTACAAGGAATTCGCCCAGAAGCCGGTCGCGGCCATCACGAACGTGTGA
- a CDS encoding BrnT family toxin — MTKGSDPFYSPEGRILHVVFTLREGKVRPISARPAHKKERELYEAYLREI, encoded by the coding sequence ATAACAAAGGGGTCTGACCCCTTTTATTCACCAGAAGGGCGGATTTTGCACGTGGTGTTCACCCTCAGAGAGGGAAAAGTACGGCCGATCAGCGCCCGACCCGCGCACAAGAAGGAGAGAGAGCTCTATGAAGCATACCTACGCGAAATCTGA
- a CDS encoding agmatine deiminase family protein has translation MITRRTILQSLGLLTAATLLGSTKEVVAMANRQDVWFMPDESDPHERTWMAFGASQKIWGRKLLPDVQRNIATIALTIAKYEPVSMLVRQSDLPRAQQLMEDKVDLIVCPLDDVWMRDTGPVFVVTEHGGKAGVDFNFNGWGEKQHCDNDAEVAVFVAQHVGVRRMQTDLVLEGGGIEVDGHGTAIITESCVLNENRNPGVSKAQCEQELKRLLGVEKIIWLPGIKSNDITDGHTDFYARFARPGVVIAGYDPDPKSFDHAVTKRHLDMLRKATDVKGRTLDVVVLEAPSRIRETFANDDFAAGYINFYVCNGAVIAPEFGDPRTDGAAQRELQRAFPGRDVVQINVDAIAAGGGGIHCTTQQEPKV, from the coding sequence ATGATTACTCGGCGCACCATCCTTCAATCACTTGGTCTTCTTACAGCAGCCACTCTGCTTGGCAGCACAAAAGAAGTTGTTGCGATGGCGAATCGTCAAGACGTGTGGTTCATGCCGGACGAGAGTGACCCTCACGAACGCACCTGGATGGCGTTTGGTGCCAGCCAAAAAATATGGGGCAGGAAGCTCTTGCCGGATGTTCAGCGCAATATCGCGACGATTGCCCTCACCATCGCCAAGTACGAACCAGTCTCAATGCTGGTTCGGCAGTCTGACCTACCACGAGCCCAACAACTGATGGAAGACAAGGTTGATCTGATTGTCTGCCCGCTTGATGATGTGTGGATGCGTGATACCGGTCCGGTTTTTGTCGTGACGGAGCATGGTGGCAAAGCTGGAGTTGATTTCAACTTCAACGGCTGGGGAGAGAAGCAGCACTGTGACAACGATGCTGAGGTCGCCGTGTTCGTCGCTCAGCATGTGGGTGTGCGCCGCATGCAAACCGACTTGGTACTTGAGGGTGGCGGGATTGAGGTCGACGGACACGGCACCGCGATCATCACCGAGAGTTGCGTGCTCAACGAAAACCGCAATCCTGGTGTCAGCAAAGCCCAGTGCGAGCAGGAGCTGAAGCGATTACTTGGCGTGGAGAAGATCATCTGGTTGCCCGGCATCAAGAGCAACGACATCACCGACGGACACACCGATTTCTATGCGCGCTTCGCGCGCCCAGGGGTGGTGATTGCTGGCTATGATCCTGATCCGAAGTCCTTCGATCATGCGGTGACAAAACGGCATCTGGACATGCTGCGCAAGGCAACGGATGTCAAAGGCCGAACACTGGATGTGGTGGTGCTGGAGGCACCTTCAAGGATTCGAGAGACGTTTGCCAACGACGACTTCGCCGCCGGCTACATCAATTTCTATGTCTGTAATGGCGCAGTGATTGCCCCTGAGTTTGGTGATCCGCGAACCGATGGGGCGGCTCAACGCGAACTGCAACGAGCGTTTCCTGGGCGTGACGTGGTCCAGATCAACGTTGACGCAATCGCAGCTGGCGGCGGAGGTATTCATTGCACGACACAGCAAGAGCCGAAGGTCTAA
- a CDS encoding sigma-54-dependent Fis family transcriptional regulator, whose translation MKGLNLLLVDDEPLMRLSMLDALEDVGCNVQAVSTGTEGIEALRAKAFDVVITDLRLPGADGLAVLKTAKEKDPLTEVLVITAHGSVETAVGAMKLGAFDYVTKPFQMDELLLIVERVGAVITLRRENQDLKRQLEDKFCFNGILGANSHMRAVLEKIKLVAETDSTVLIVGESGTGKELVANAVHQNSFRRGAPLIKVSCAALPETLLEAELFGHEKGAFTGALRQRQGRFEMANRGTLFLDEIGEISPVVQVKLLRVLQERTFERVGSNETMEADVRLVCATQKDLRKEVAQGRFREDLFYRLNVVPIVVPPLRQRQEDIMVIAQYVLETCSEKLNKPLRGFSQPARELLLRYSYPGNVRELENMVERAVALSRDRATVQPADLCGFQSCPYLGGTPQESCGFCSEGLTGGPKKRETALTSLAAAREGFEKDYIISVLERVEGSRTTASKVLGLSRKALWEKCKRYGIPSAHHDGDEET comes from the coding sequence ATGAAGGGGCTGAATCTTTTGTTGGTGGACGATGAGCCGTTGATGCGTCTCTCAATGCTGGATGCGTTGGAAGACGTCGGCTGCAACGTCCAAGCGGTATCAACAGGTACTGAAGGGATTGAAGCGCTTCGCGCGAAAGCGTTTGATGTAGTCATTACCGACCTTCGGTTGCCGGGCGCAGATGGGTTGGCGGTCCTCAAGACGGCTAAAGAAAAGGATCCGCTCACGGAGGTGCTCGTCATTACCGCCCATGGCTCCGTGGAAACAGCCGTAGGAGCCATGAAGCTGGGTGCCTTCGATTACGTTACGAAACCCTTTCAGATGGATGAATTGCTGTTGATCGTCGAACGGGTCGGTGCGGTGATCACCTTGCGCCGAGAGAATCAGGATCTCAAGCGTCAACTCGAAGATAAATTTTGCTTCAATGGCATCTTAGGGGCCAACAGCCACATGCGGGCCGTCCTCGAAAAGATTAAGTTGGTTGCTGAGACCGACTCGACCGTACTGATCGTCGGTGAGAGCGGAACGGGTAAGGAACTTGTGGCGAACGCGGTGCATCAGAACAGCTTTCGGCGAGGGGCTCCATTGATCAAAGTGAGCTGTGCGGCTTTGCCGGAGACGCTGCTGGAGGCCGAACTGTTCGGCCATGAGAAGGGTGCGTTCACCGGCGCACTACGTCAACGACAAGGCCGTTTTGAAATGGCCAATCGAGGCACTCTGTTCCTTGATGAGATCGGCGAAATCTCGCCGGTTGTGCAAGTGAAACTCTTGCGCGTCCTTCAGGAACGGACGTTTGAACGCGTCGGGAGCAATGAGACGATGGAAGCGGATGTCCGACTTGTGTGCGCCACGCAAAAGGACCTGCGCAAAGAGGTCGCGCAGGGTCGGTTCCGAGAAGACCTCTTTTATCGCCTCAACGTCGTGCCGATCGTGGTTCCCCCTCTCCGGCAACGGCAGGAAGACATTATGGTCATCGCCCAGTACGTCTTGGAAACGTGCTCGGAGAAGCTGAACAAACCGTTGCGTGGATTCTCTCAGCCGGCGCGTGAATTGTTGCTCCGCTATTCCTACCCTGGAAATGTGCGGGAGCTCGAGAACATGGTCGAACGAGCCGTGGCGCTGAGCCGGGACCGAGCGACCGTACAACCGGCAGATCTGTGTGGCTTCCAATCCTGTCCCTATCTGGGTGGAACGCCACAGGAGTCCTGCGGTTTTTGCAGCGAAGGCTTAACCGGAGGGCCAAAGAAAAGGGAGACGGCTCTCACCTCGCTGGCCGCGGCGCGAGAAGGATTCGAGAAGGACTATATCATCTCGGTGCTGGAGCGGGTGGAGGGGAGTCGCACGACGGCATCGAAGGTCTTGGGGTTGTCCAGAAAAGCGCTCTGGGAGAAGTGTAAACGTTATGGGATTCCATCGGCGCACCACGATGGTGACGAGGAGACCTAG
- a CDS encoding PAS domain S-box protein translates to MTLWSRSYSLQQKIIAAIVMVGLLPLVLLLVLIYVEERRALRESTGANFKEAAVEAARRIESHVSRSINEAQQLATTPFLRTAVSESNRTYEGKDERGISEMIHDWQQRWKQRDKRSEFPLFVNQIVTNYLIRWHEIRKSDYVGILITDAQGALVVSSIPQVEYSYAKTAWWQAVVKAGSQQPYVTDIAFDPAFGTHVVVVAAPILDEQRHGVIGAVTILLRRDTLFQSITEGSFGTTGHAILFASDGGVVICPVLGSEAHSVDAKLLTALEAGKPGWMVVDDDSHGHKQALIGHAPVRFADRLANGSLGEKRWITVVRQDPTETFAPLDELMIKIVVFGVAVLIGLGAVGILVARRIAKPIQLLQDGVQQIGSGRLEQRLDLRTGDEIERLAGAFNHMAANLQRSFGQLEQRVMEVRQLEEKYRDLIEHAPIMICQLDRGGRLVHVNKTGLDKLGYTHDEILGMQLLNLVPDGQESKVLHYLEQLVRRGHSSIETVLRAKDGRQIDVEIHATALIDHDRGGLVHSRAFVRDVTERRRLEQELQRYTEGLEQAICERTKELTTSQARYKALFDFVADSVFMVKPTGTVVAVNQREAQVLGYVESDIIGSTILEIIPKAYHQIFTGWLSDVISQEGRVPTQEITVYHQDRHEMTVEMDLIRVSETDPLLVMVQLRDITDRKKLQYQLQSYREDLEVKVRERTREIEETKQYLENLLENANDVIYILDLDQHFTYVNSKVNAWGYRKDDLIGRPYLSLLSRRHRGRRLKNTLDIGAKQVYEVEVVTRLGEPRTVMVSVSPLHGVDGEMLGVLGIARDMTETKKLERQIRNAEKLASIGKLAAGVAHEINNPLGGILNCLYNLRKGTLTAARQEEYWASMEYGVRRVQKIVRQLLDFSQQHEPEFSPADMNRIVEQVLVLTTHLFGPNHIRLDVLPGHELPSVIVDRHMIEQVLMNLILNAVQAMKNGGTLTIRTSVVEGVCRVDVTDTGSGIPASVLPRIFDPFFTTKGEGEGTGLGLSVNLGIAERHGGNILVESEVGKGTTFTLCLPVSRVRSLAEREV, encoded by the coding sequence ATGACACTCTGGAGCCGGTCTTACAGTCTCCAGCAGAAGATCATCGCAGCAATTGTGATGGTCGGTCTCCTGCCGCTCGTCCTCCTCTTGGTTCTGATCTATGTCGAAGAACGCCGCGCCTTGCGTGAGTCCACGGGGGCGAATTTCAAGGAGGCGGCTGTCGAAGCGGCTCGTCGGATCGAATCGCATGTGAGCCGGAGTATCAATGAGGCCCAGCAGCTCGCCACCACCCCCTTTCTCCGCACCGCCGTTTCGGAATCCAACCGCACCTATGAAGGGAAAGATGAGCGGGGCATTTCGGAGATGATCCACGACTGGCAGCAGCGCTGGAAACAACGTGATAAGCGCAGCGAGTTTCCGCTCTTCGTCAACCAAATCGTCACGAATTACTTGATTCGGTGGCACGAGATTCGAAAGTCGGATTATGTGGGGATCTTGATCACTGACGCACAGGGAGCCTTGGTCGTCAGTTCCATCCCGCAGGTAGAATATTCCTATGCAAAAACTGCGTGGTGGCAAGCGGTGGTGAAGGCGGGCAGTCAGCAACCGTATGTGACGGACATCGCATTCGATCCGGCCTTTGGGACTCACGTCGTCGTTGTAGCGGCGCCGATTCTCGATGAGCAACGTCACGGCGTGATCGGGGCTGTGACCATTCTGCTTCGGCGCGACACGCTGTTTCAGTCCATTACGGAGGGGTCATTCGGGACCACGGGTCATGCCATTCTATTCGCTTCGGATGGCGGCGTGGTGATTTGTCCAGTCCTAGGATCTGAAGCCCATTCCGTCGATGCCAAGCTACTCACTGCACTGGAGGCGGGAAAGCCGGGGTGGATGGTCGTGGACGACGATTCACACGGTCACAAGCAAGCGCTGATCGGGCATGCTCCGGTGCGGTTCGCTGATCGTCTTGCGAACGGCAGCCTGGGCGAAAAACGGTGGATCACGGTCGTGCGTCAGGATCCAACGGAAACCTTTGCCCCGCTGGATGAGTTGATGATCAAGATCGTGGTGTTTGGTGTGGCGGTGCTGATCGGGCTTGGAGCCGTCGGAATCCTCGTTGCTCGCCGGATCGCCAAACCCATTCAGTTACTCCAGGATGGGGTACAGCAGATCGGAAGCGGTCGTTTGGAACAGCGACTCGACTTACGAACCGGGGATGAGATCGAACGGCTGGCCGGTGCCTTCAACCACATGGCGGCCAACCTTCAACGTTCATTCGGCCAGTTGGAACAGCGGGTGATGGAGGTTCGGCAGCTGGAGGAGAAATATCGGGATCTCATCGAACATGCTCCTATCATGATTTGCCAACTGGATCGAGGCGGTCGGCTTGTTCATGTCAATAAAACCGGTCTCGACAAACTTGGATATACGCATGATGAAATCTTGGGCATGCAACTCTTGAACCTCGTTCCCGACGGCCAAGAATCCAAGGTCCTGCACTATCTTGAGCAGCTTGTGAGACGCGGACACAGTTCGATTGAAACGGTGTTGCGGGCGAAGGATGGCCGTCAGATCGATGTCGAGATTCATGCGACGGCACTGATCGACCATGATCGAGGCGGGTTGGTGCATTCGCGTGCGTTCGTCCGTGACGTGACCGAACGGCGTCGTTTGGAGCAGGAACTGCAACGATACACCGAAGGGTTGGAGCAGGCGATTTGTGAACGGACCAAGGAGCTGACGACGTCACAGGCGCGCTACAAGGCCTTGTTCGATTTTGTGGCCGATTCCGTGTTCATGGTGAAGCCTACCGGGACCGTGGTCGCCGTGAATCAGCGGGAAGCGCAAGTGCTGGGCTATGTGGAATCGGATATTATCGGGAGCACTATCCTTGAGATCATTCCCAAGGCGTACCATCAGATCTTTACCGGGTGGTTATCTGATGTCATTTCGCAGGAGGGGCGGGTTCCTACGCAGGAAATCACGGTGTATCACCAGGATCGGCACGAGATGACGGTAGAAATGGACTTAATTCGAGTGAGTGAGACCGATCCATTGCTCGTCATGGTGCAACTGCGAGATATTACTGATCGGAAAAAGCTTCAGTATCAGTTGCAATCGTACCGCGAAGATCTCGAAGTGAAAGTGAGAGAACGCACGAGAGAAATCGAAGAGACCAAGCAGTACCTGGAAAATCTGCTTGAGAATGCCAATGACGTCATCTATATCCTCGATCTGGACCAACACTTTACTTACGTCAATAGTAAGGTCAATGCGTGGGGCTATCGCAAAGATGACTTGATCGGACGCCCGTATCTCTCCCTCCTGTCTCGGCGCCATCGGGGACGCCGACTGAAGAACACCTTGGACATCGGTGCGAAGCAGGTCTATGAAGTCGAAGTCGTGACACGACTGGGAGAACCGCGTACCGTGATGGTCAGCGTGTCTCCCCTGCACGGGGTCGACGGTGAGATGCTCGGGGTGCTTGGCATCGCACGGGATATGACGGAGACGAAAAAGCTGGAGCGACAAATCAGAAACGCGGAAAAACTGGCGTCCATCGGGAAGCTCGCTGCGGGTGTGGCGCATGAAATCAATAATCCCCTCGGAGGGATCTTGAATTGTCTCTATAACCTTCGGAAGGGAACGCTGACGGCGGCGCGTCAAGAGGAGTATTGGGCCTCCATGGAATATGGAGTCCGACGCGTTCAGAAGATCGTTCGGCAGTTGCTCGATTTTTCACAGCAGCACGAGCCGGAGTTCAGCCCGGCCGATATGAATCGCATCGTGGAGCAAGTGTTGGTGCTGACTACCCATCTCTTTGGCCCCAATCACATTCGCTTGGACGTGTTGCCCGGTCACGAGTTACCGAGTGTCATCGTTGATCGGCATATGATCGAACAGGTTTTGATGAACCTTATTTTGAACGCCGTACAGGCGATGAAAAATGGGGGAACCTTGACGATCAGAACCTCCGTGGTTGAGGGCGTATGCCGTGTAGATGTGACGGACACCGGATCGGGGATTCCCGCGTCTGTCCTCCCGCGTATCTTTGATCCGTTTTTTACGACCAAAGGAGAGGGGGAGGGGACGGGGCTGGGGTTATCGGTCAATCTCGGTATTGCCGAGCGCCATGGTGGAAACATCCTGGTGGAGAGTGAGGTCGGCAAAGGAACGACGTTCACACTCTGCTTGCCGGTGTCGCGAGTGCGCTCCCTTGCGGAGAGGGAAGTATGA
- a CDS encoding aldo/keto reductase: MEYRHLGRSGVKVSRLCLGTMNFGPYTTEPDSFAMMDRALELGLNFFDTANVYGWKLGEGWTEQIIGRWFAQGGGRRDKVVLATKVYGRMGEWPNQSRLSARHIKRACEESLRRLQTDWIDVYQMHHVDRETPWEEVWQAMEQLVREGKVVYVGSSNFAGWHLAQAQETARNRHFLGLVSEQSLYNLTERSIELEVIPACETYGLGLIPWSPLGRGLLAGGVGSAGKGRRADAELKQEVIKFRPKLEAYAALCERMGEQPADVALAWLLHQPVVTSPIIGPRTMEQLDGAMRALSLSLDHDILKQLDDIFPGPGGTAPEAYAW, from the coding sequence ATGGAATACAGACATCTTGGTCGATCGGGCGTAAAAGTCAGTCGGCTCTGCCTCGGCACGATGAATTTTGGGCCGTACACGACTGAACCTGATAGCTTTGCCATGATGGACCGTGCCTTGGAGCTCGGGCTCAACTTTTTTGATACCGCCAATGTGTATGGCTGGAAACTCGGTGAGGGATGGACAGAACAGATCATCGGTCGGTGGTTCGCCCAAGGTGGGGGTCGCCGAGACAAGGTGGTGTTGGCCACCAAGGTCTACGGCCGGATGGGTGAGTGGCCCAATCAGTCTCGCCTGTCGGCCCGCCATATCAAACGTGCCTGCGAGGAGAGTCTTCGTCGGCTCCAGACCGACTGGATTGATGTCTATCAAATGCATCATGTCGACCGAGAAACGCCGTGGGAAGAAGTCTGGCAGGCGATGGAACAATTGGTCCGAGAAGGAAAAGTGGTGTACGTGGGCAGCAGCAATTTTGCTGGTTGGCATCTGGCTCAAGCGCAGGAGACTGCGCGTAATCGGCACTTCTTGGGCTTGGTATCGGAGCAGAGTCTGTACAATCTGACCGAGCGGAGTATCGAGCTGGAAGTCATTCCTGCCTGTGAGACCTACGGTCTTGGTCTCATCCCGTGGAGTCCACTGGGGCGCGGGTTACTGGCCGGGGGAGTGGGCTCTGCAGGTAAAGGGCGTCGAGCTGATGCCGAGTTGAAACAAGAGGTCATCAAATTTCGTCCCAAACTCGAAGCCTATGCAGCGCTGTGTGAACGGATGGGCGAACAACCGGCCGATGTGGCACTGGCCTGGCTGCTGCATCAACCAGTGGTCACCTCGCCGATCATCGGTCCACGTACCATGGAGCAACTGGATGGCGCCATGCGGGCCCTGAGTCTGTCTCTTGATCACGACATACTGAAACAGTTGGACGACATCTTTCCTGGGCCTGGTGGAACGGCACCGGAGGCCTACGCCTGGTAG
- the secF gene encoding protein translocase subunit SecF → MLEILGKTNIDFMGKRKFAFIFSGMMVLLGLIALVQIGWGSANLGIDFAGGTAVQLKFEEPIRIDEARKALEANGLGNAELQEFGQDNKLLIRVKASTTIEEKVAERVVEIFGKEFPSQKFVVDSTTEIGPTIGKKLQEDALVAIVISFAGIIMYIAARFELRFGVAAALATFHDVLAVVGAFYILDKEITLLIVTALLTLAGYSLTDTVVVFDRIRENLKSRRRESEEATINTAVNQVLSRTIVTSLTVVLVLIPLTLTGGEVLHDFSLALLWGVIFGTYSSVFVASPLLLLWPGTQGRLLKRR, encoded by the coding sequence ATGTTAGAGATACTCGGGAAGACCAACATTGACTTCATGGGCAAACGCAAGTTCGCATTTATCTTTTCAGGAATGATGGTCTTGCTCGGCCTCATTGCTCTCGTTCAGATTGGATGGGGGTCTGCAAATCTGGGCATCGACTTCGCCGGTGGGACGGCTGTTCAACTGAAGTTTGAGGAACCGATCAGAATCGATGAAGCTCGTAAGGCCTTGGAAGCTAATGGGTTGGGCAACGCGGAGTTACAGGAATTCGGACAGGACAATAAATTGCTCATTCGTGTGAAGGCTTCAACGACGATCGAGGAGAAAGTCGCGGAACGCGTGGTGGAGATCTTCGGTAAGGAGTTCCCGAGTCAGAAGTTCGTGGTGGACTCCACCACCGAGATCGGTCCGACCATCGGCAAGAAACTTCAAGAAGACGCGCTTGTGGCCATCGTCATCTCTTTTGCGGGCATCATTATGTACATTGCCGCGCGATTCGAACTCCGGTTCGGCGTAGCTGCCGCATTGGCCACATTTCATGACGTCTTGGCTGTGGTCGGGGCCTTCTACATCCTGGATAAGGAAATCACGCTCCTGATCGTCACGGCGCTCTTGACGCTTGCGGGCTACTCGTTGACGGACACCGTCGTCGTCTTTGACCGGATCCGAGAGAATCTCAAGTCCCGCCGACGCGAGAGCGAAGAAGCCACAATCAATACGGCCGTTAATCAGGTCCTGAGTCGTACGATCGTGACAAGCTTGACGGTGGTGCTTGTCCTTATTCCACTGACCCTGACGGGGGGGGAAGTGCTGCACGATTTCTCATTGGCGCTGCTCTGGGGCGTCATCTTCGGCACCTATTCCTCCGTCTTCGTCGCCAGCCCTCTCCTATTGTTGTGGCCAGGCACGCAGGGCCGACTCTTGAAACGTCGCTGA
- the erpA gene encoding iron-sulfur cluster insertion protein ErpA, whose product MITITPTAEGKIRELMQEEKDTVGLRVYVKGGGCHGYQYGMSFESTMSEDDTVIEKGDVKVIMDSQSAPLLAGCEVDYMDSVQGSGFAIKNPQAKTTCGCGSSFSA is encoded by the coding sequence ATGATTACCATTACACCGACGGCAGAAGGAAAGATCCGAGAACTCATGCAGGAAGAGAAAGACACGGTCGGCCTACGCGTCTACGTGAAGGGTGGTGGGTGCCATGGCTACCAGTACGGGATGAGTTTCGAGTCCACCATGAGCGAAGACGACACAGTGATCGAGAAAGGTGACGTCAAGGTCATCATGGACTCCCAGAGCGCCCCGCTGCTGGCCGGCTGCGAAGTCGACTACATGGACAGCGTGCAAGGCTCCGGCTTTGCCATCAAGAACCCACAAGCCAAAACGACCTGTGGGTGCGGCAGTTCATTCAGCGCATAA
- a CDS encoding cupin domain-containing protein: MRILFSVFLILVLIQTTVAVRAEPQDFTVTAVMKGSTTISGQKIEYPKTDKAEMASVLVEIQPGKENGRHMHAVPTYVHVLEGTMTVEFEDGARQTFHAGSGFLEAVNTVHSAKNLGEVPLRLLVVFVGEEGKPNLIRPEKHQASDATP, translated from the coding sequence ATGAGAATACTGTTCTCAGTCTTCTTGATTCTGGTCTTGATCCAGACGACCGTGGCAGTGCGTGCAGAGCCACAAGATTTCACCGTGACAGCGGTGATGAAAGGTTCAACGACGATCAGTGGCCAGAAGATCGAATATCCCAAAACCGATAAGGCGGAAATGGCCTCGGTCCTGGTTGAAATCCAACCGGGGAAGGAGAACGGTCGCCACATGCATGCCGTGCCCACCTACGTCCATGTCCTTGAGGGAACCATGACGGTGGAATTTGAGGATGGCGCTCGACAGACATTTCACGCTGGGAGTGGGTTTCTGGAGGCGGTGAACACCGTGCATAGCGCAAAGAACTTAGGCGAGGTCCCGTTGAGATTATTGGTGGTCTTCGTCGGTGAAGAGGGAAAGCCAAATCTGATCCGACCCGAAAAACATCAGGCATCAGATGCGACACCATGA